Below is a window of Herminiimonas arsenicoxydans DNA.
CCACACCAGTTCACGCGGCTTGCGATACGAACCGTACAGCAGACCACGCAACATATGAATGTAGACAACGACGAAGAACGCCGAAGCGCCGGTCGAGTGCATATAACGCACCAGCCAGCCCCAAGGCACATCGCGCATGATGTACTCAACCGAAGCAAATGCCAGTGCGGCGTCCGGTTTGTAATGCATCACGAGGAAAATACCGGTGACAATCTGGATCACCAGCACCAGCAGCGCCAGTGAACCGAATACGTACAGGAAGTTGAAATTTTTTGGTGCGTAGTACTCGGACAGATGCGCTTTCCATGTCGCTGACAACGGGAAGCGAGCATCGACCCAGTTCAATGCCTTGTCTGCGATAGGCGCGTCGGCAGGAAGTTGTTTTTCGTGGAAAGCCATGATTACGCCTCGCCTTTCTCGTCTTTACCGATGACCAGTTTGGAGTCGCTGAGGAACATATGACGCGGCACTTCCAGATTGTCCGGCGCCGGCTTGTTCTTGAATACGCGGCCGGCCAGATCGAAGGTCGAGCCGTGGCACGGGCACAGGAAGCCGCCATGCCAGTCATCCGGCAACGATGGCTGTGCGCCAGTCTGAAAGCGGGTTACAGGGGAGCAGCCCAGATGAGTACAGATACCGACAGCGACCAGAATTTCCGGCTTGATCGAACGGTATTCATTGCGCGCGTATTCCGGCGTCAATTCATCCGGCTTGCGTTCCGAGTTGGGGTCGGCCACTTCAGCGTCGGTCTGCTTGAGAGTCGCAATCATTTCAGGCGAACGCTTCAAGATCC
It encodes the following:
- the petA gene encoding Ubiquinol-cytochrome c reductase iron-sulfur subunit (Rieske iron-sulfur protein) (RISP) (Evidence 2a : Function of homologous gene experimentally demonstrated in an other organism; PubMedId : 2176269; Product type e : enzyme); protein product: MSNEKQVDSGRRGLLVATCAAGGVAGLATTGVLVSTFQPSERAKAAGAPVEVDIAGLVPGEMKTVEWRGKPVWILKRSPEMIATLKQTDAEVADPNSERKPDELTPEYARNEYRSIKPEILVAVGICTHLGCSPVTRFQTGAQPSLPDDWHGGFLCPCHGSTFDLAGRVFKNKPAPDNLEVPRHMFLSDSKLVIGKDEKGEA